In Verrucomicrobiota bacterium, the following proteins share a genomic window:
- a CDS encoding multidrug efflux MFS transporter — MSAGPATPSVPVVPASHQGVNPWLVAFAVVVPTFMEVLDTTVANVALRYIAGGLSSAVTDSEWVITSYLAANAIILPITGWLSAHVGRRRYLLLSIAVFTAASVLCGLSTNLAMLILFRILQGLAGGGLQPSSQGILLDAFPREKQGAAQTLFGIAALIAPVIGPSLGGYITDQYSWRWIFYINLPVGALAFLLCAALVHDPSYLEAERASLKKQAFRFDSIGLGLLVLMLVSWEILLSKGQEWDWFGDPFGRIQTLVTLCVGGLAGLVWWETRQARPVVNLRPLGERNFALCCVIIFCSYAVLYGSSTLLPGMLETLFGYDAFHAGLVLSPSGIFTIMAIIMAGRLLGRGLDARWLIGAGLLVMAAGSWWMSVLNLEISPGQVIWPRVVLVLGLGIVFAPLNVAAYLYTPQKLRGAAVGLFALLRNEGGSFGTSLGQTLTERREQLHALRLNENLDRLNPAVASFLNQARPALMHQTGDPVAARRMALQALDNLRGSQALSLAYFDCFLIFAAIGVVLALLVPWMKRSVLEKGAHIAAE; from the coding sequence ATGAGTGCCGGCCCGGCCACCCCCTCCGTGCCGGTCGTGCCGGCCAGCCACCAGGGCGTTAACCCGTGGCTGGTCGCCTTCGCGGTCGTGGTGCCCACCTTCATGGAGGTGCTCGACACGACCGTGGCCAATGTGGCCCTGCGCTACATCGCCGGTGGGCTATCCTCGGCGGTGACCGACAGCGAATGGGTCATCACCAGCTACCTGGCGGCTAACGCCATCATTCTGCCCATCACCGGATGGCTCTCGGCCCACGTCGGCCGGCGCCGCTACCTCCTGCTCTCGATCGCGGTCTTTACGGCGGCCTCCGTCCTCTGCGGGCTGTCGACGAACCTGGCCATGCTCATCCTGTTTCGCATTCTCCAGGGACTGGCGGGCGGCGGGCTTCAGCCCAGCAGCCAGGGCATCCTGCTCGATGCCTTCCCGCGCGAAAAGCAAGGCGCCGCCCAGACGCTCTTCGGCATCGCGGCGTTGATTGCCCCCGTGATCGGCCCCTCCCTGGGCGGCTACATCACCGACCAGTATTCCTGGCGCTGGATTTTCTACATCAATTTGCCGGTGGGCGCGCTTGCCTTCCTGCTCTGCGCCGCGCTGGTGCACGACCCGTCGTATCTGGAGGCAGAACGCGCCAGCCTCAAAAAGCAGGCGTTCAGATTTGATTCCATCGGGTTGGGCTTGCTGGTGCTCATGCTGGTTTCCTGGGAAATCCTGCTCAGCAAAGGCCAGGAATGGGATTGGTTCGGCGACCCGTTCGGGCGCATCCAAACGCTGGTCACGCTGTGCGTGGGGGGCTTGGCGGGCTTGGTCTGGTGGGAGACGCGCCAAGCGCGCCCGGTGGTGAATCTGCGGCCGCTGGGGGAGCGCAACTTCGCGCTTTGCTGCGTGATCATCTTCTGCTCCTACGCGGTGCTCTACGGCTCGAGCACGCTGCTGCCCGGGATGCTGGAAACCCTGTTTGGCTACGACGCGTTCCACGCCGGGCTGGTGCTGTCGCCCTCCGGGATTTTCACCATCATGGCCATCATCATGGCCGGCCGGCTGCTCGGGCGAGGCCTGGACGCGCGCTGGCTGATCGGCGCGGGGTTGCTCGTCATGGCGGCGGGCAGTTGGTGGATGTCCGTGCTGAACCTGGAGATTTCCCCGGGCCAGGTGATCTGGCCGCGCGTGGTGCTGGTGCTGGGCCTGGGTATCGTCTTTGCGCCGCTCAACGTGGCCGCCTACCTCTACACCCCGCAGAAACTGCGCGGGGCGGCGGTGGGCCTGTTTGCGCTGCTGCGCAACGAGGGCGGCAGCTTCGGCACGTCGTTGGGCCAGACGCTCACCGAACGGCGCGAGCAGCTCCATGCGTTGCGCCTGAACGAAAACCTCGATCGGCTCAACCCGGCGGTCGCCTCGTTCCTGAATCAGGCCCGGCCTGCTCTGATGCACCAGACCGGCGACCCGGTCGCGGCGCGCCGGATGGCATTGCAGGCCCTCGATAACCTGCGCGGGTCGCAGGCCCTCTCGCTGGCCTACTTTGATTGCTTTTTGATCTTCGCGGCCATCGGCGTCGTGCTCGCCTTGCTGGTGCCCTGGATGAAGCGTTCCGTGCTCGAAAAGGGCGCGCACATCGCCGCAGAGTAA
- a CDS encoding MEDS domain-containing protein, translating to MGSTDDQFKTGGKSKGRPICFAGSDLGDKCHVCAFFNSRDDEYRALIPFISEGIERGEKIVHTIDPERREDHLARLHAEGLDAAHLERTGQFELRTWSNTHLAGGKFDPVRTLSLFEDVVKKAKQEGYPLIRFVTHMEWALMDKPGIDELLEYEAKANAIWMQQSGPVNPVICTYDLTRFSGETVIDVMRTHPMTVIGGVLQENPFFVPPEDFIHELRERRTGSGRR from the coding sequence ATGGGTTCGACTGACGATCAGTTCAAAACGGGTGGCAAATCAAAGGGACGGCCGATTTGTTTTGCCGGCTCGGACCTGGGCGATAAGTGCCACGTCTGCGCCTTTTTCAATAGTCGCGACGATGAATACCGTGCCTTGATTCCCTTCATCAGCGAAGGCATCGAACGGGGCGAAAAGATCGTTCACACGATTGATCCCGAGCGCCGCGAGGACCACCTCGCCCGTCTGCACGCGGAGGGCCTCGATGCGGCGCACCTGGAAAGAACTGGTCAATTTGAGCTGCGCACTTGGTCGAATACCCATTTGGCGGGCGGAAAATTTGATCCCGTCCGGACGCTGTCCTTGTTCGAGGATGTGGTGAAGAAAGCGAAACAGGAGGGTTATCCGCTCATCCGATTTGTGACCCACATGGAATGGGCGCTGATGGACAAGCCCGGCATTGACGAGCTTCTTGAGTACGAGGCGAAAGCCAATGCCATCTGGATGCAGCAATCCGGCCCGGTGAATCCGGTCATCTGCACTTACGACCTGACTCGGTTCAGCGGAGAGACGGTGATTGATGTGATGCGCACGCACCCAATGACCGTCATTGGCGGAGTCCTGCAAGAAAACCCGTTCTTTGTGCCGCCGGAGGACTTCATTCACGAGCTGCGGGAAAGGCGTACCG
- a CDS encoding 3-oxoacyl-ACP reductase FabG, with product MKRLEGKIALVTGGSRGIGAGIVKRLANEGAHVALTYAKSPDRANAVAEEAKSSGVRALAIEADSAEADSVVAAVDRTVRELGGLDVLVNNAGVLSLGPIDEFTLSEFDRTFAVNVRAVFVATQAAVRHMKSGGRVINISSCNADRMPFPGGAVYAMSKSALTGLVKGLARDLGQRGITINNVLPGPIDTDMNPANGPAAATLVKLMAVPRYGTADEVAAMVAYLAGPEAACVTGADLLIDGGFSA from the coding sequence ATGAAACGATTGGAAGGAAAGATTGCCCTCGTGACGGGCGGTAGCCGTGGTATCGGCGCGGGCATTGTCAAACGACTCGCCAATGAAGGAGCCCACGTTGCCCTTACCTACGCCAAATCGCCCGACCGAGCGAATGCCGTAGCCGAGGAGGCGAAGTCGTCCGGAGTGCGTGCCCTCGCCATCGAGGCGGACAGCGCGGAGGCCGACTCGGTCGTCGCCGCGGTCGATCGCACGGTCCGGGAGCTGGGCGGGCTCGATGTTTTGGTCAATAACGCGGGGGTTTTGTCGCTCGGTCCCATTGATGAATTCACCCTTTCCGAGTTCGATCGGACGTTTGCCGTGAACGTGCGGGCTGTTTTCGTGGCGACCCAGGCAGCGGTCAGGCACATGAAAAGCGGCGGGCGCGTTATCAACATCAGCAGTTGCAACGCAGATCGAATGCCGTTTCCGGGTGGTGCCGTCTACGCGATGAGCAAGTCCGCGCTGACAGGACTCGTCAAAGGTTTGGCCCGCGATCTCGGCCAGCGCGGAATAACGATCAACAACGTGCTGCCCGGTCCCATCGATACGGACATGAATCCAGCCAACGGCCCCGCCGCCGCAACGCTCGTCAAGTTGATGGCGGTTCCCCGATACGGAACCGCCGACGAGGTTGCCGCCATGGTCGCATATCTGGCTGGACCGGAGGCGGCTTGCGTCACGGGGGCCGATCTGCTGATCGACGGTGGCTTCAGCGCGTAG
- a CDS encoding HlyD family secretion protein, with protein sequence MRPERKSLRRWNRSTRRALPSGYPTNHPQGTALAEVPADLDQTFSAVRQALAELLQSAAQLGIVPSSYDLSPKQLVEEFYRRDPGGNIDRIYAEVIKGAPGLQKAQATLQQAQRDLDQAQLDLSYCTIVAEIDGVVTRRDVNPGNNVQVGQSLMALRSLREVWVDANFKETQLRRLRIGQRVTLEADMYGGKQTFEGRISGFTMGTGSTLALLPAQNATGNFVKVVQRLPVRIDLVGYDPDKLPLFVGLSVTPSVDLNAAPTGPDAGRFLQAQAPPAASANPTP encoded by the coding sequence ATGCGGCCAGAGCGCAAGTCACTCAGGCGCTGGAATCGGTCTACCAGGCGCGCGCTGCCCTCGGGCTACCCGACCAACCACCCCCAGGGCACGGCCCTCGCCGAAGTGCCGGCCGACCTCGACCAGACGTTCTCAGCCGTGCGCCAGGCGTTGGCCGAGCTGCTGCAGAGCGCGGCGCAACTGGGCATCGTGCCCTCCTCCTACGACTTGAGCCCCAAACAGCTGGTGGAAGAATTTTACCGGCGCGATCCCGGCGGCAACATCGACCGCATCTACGCGGAGGTCATCAAGGGCGCCCCTGGTTTGCAAAAGGCCCAAGCCACCTTGCAGCAGGCCCAACGCGACCTGGACCAAGCCCAGCTCGACCTGAGCTACTGCACGATCGTGGCGGAGATTGACGGCGTGGTCACCCGCCGCGACGTCAACCCCGGCAACAACGTGCAGGTGGGCCAGAGCCTGATGGCGCTCCGCTCGCTGCGCGAGGTCTGGGTGGACGCGAACTTCAAGGAAACCCAGCTGCGACGTTTGCGCATCGGTCAGCGGGTGACGCTGGAGGCCGACATGTACGGCGGCAAGCAAACCTTCGAAGGCCGCATCTCCGGCTTTACCATGGGCACCGGCTCGACCCTGGCGCTGTTGCCGGCGCAGAACGCCACGGGCAACTTCGTCAAAGTCGTCCAACGGCTGCCGGTGCGCATTGACCTGGTGGGTTACGATCCGGACAAGCTGCCGCTCTTTGTGGGCTTATCGGTCACGCCCTCGGTGGACCTGAACGCGGCGCCCACGGGTCCCGACGCCGGCCGATTCCTTCAGGCGCAGGCCCCGCCGGCGGCCTCCGCCAACCCAACCCCATGA
- a CDS encoding YARHG domain-containing protein, which yields MIERVGKCTNYSGCKLAYRNEKCTVGSKAFRCPECGLALEPAGSEKAAPHLLYIMGGSAAVVLLAASAVACTLWNPASRPDLVQLKGADLSPELSTALAPALVAASTPADVSMPAAPGPAATPTPAELSATPPPPPVVASTPAASPPAPMAPIVGIAPTVVFITATTATAPATPSPAATSTPAEPPATATPPAASAPPEPSANPTPLPAAGAPKVELVDHEAMAPKPASSAASSGTPPDPSYPGERYPQTRQRLMTWAEATILTDAQLSYAVEEVYARHGAIFPWEPRNQAQFRRFSWYKPRPELTVAQIKSSLSQIEKYNVELLWRLRSAASSGSPPDGYPGERYPQTRQRLMTWNEAAVWTRAQLCYAIEEVYARHGAIFAEGSVNGAQFRRCPWYRPRPELTLAQLKASFSQTEQHNVDLLERVRASAETRASVPGSPAIQNGVPDVSLQARTGDRHRGCTPAPTPASDGGLSAR from the coding sequence ATGATCGAACGCGTCGGAAAATGCACGAACTATTCCGGATGTAAGCTGGCTTACCGCAACGAGAAATGCACGGTAGGCAGCAAGGCATTCCGGTGTCCGGAATGCGGTCTTGCGCTTGAGCCGGCCGGCTCAGAGAAGGCAGCGCCGCACCTGCTTTACATTATGGGGGGGAGCGCCGCGGTAGTGCTGTTGGCCGCCAGCGCCGTTGCCTGCACGCTGTGGAACCCGGCGTCACGTCCCGACCTCGTGCAGCTAAAGGGAGCGGACCTGTCACCGGAGCTTTCGACAGCCTTGGCGCCGGCGCTCGTCGCGGCTTCCACGCCGGCCGACGTTTCGATGCCCGCGGCGCCGGGGCCAGCTGCCACTCCAACGCCAGCTGAGCTTTCGGCGACTCCACCACCCCCTCCGGTGGTCGCTTCAACGCCGGCCGCGTCCCCACCGGCGCCGATGGCGCCGATCGTAGGGATTGCCCCGACCGTGGTGTTCATAACCGCCACCACGGCGACTGCACCTGCAACGCCATCGCCGGCAGCCACTTCAACGCCGGCGGAGCCGCCAGCGACCGCAACGCCGCCCGCTGCATCAGCACCACCCGAGCCCTCGGCAAACCCGACGCCGTTGCCGGCGGCAGGCGCACCAAAGGTCGAACTGGTTGATCATGAAGCAATGGCTCCAAAGCCGGCTTCCAGCGCTGCATCCTCCGGCACCCCACCCGACCCAAGTTATCCAGGAGAACGTTACCCCCAGACGCGCCAACGCCTGATGACCTGGGCCGAGGCCACGATCCTGACCGACGCCCAACTCTCCTACGCCGTTGAGGAAGTCTACGCCCGGCACGGGGCAATCTTTCCTTGGGAGCCTCGAAATCAGGCGCAGTTTCGCCGGTTTTCCTGGTATAAACCTCGCCCGGAACTCACGGTTGCGCAGATTAAATCTTCCCTGTCGCAGATTGAGAAGTACAACGTTGAGCTGCTCTGGCGCCTCCGCAGCGCCGCCTCCTCAGGCAGTCCACCCGACGGCTACCCGGGCGAACGGTACCCCCAGACGCGTCAGCGCTTGATGACGTGGAATGAGGCCGCTGTGTGGACTCGCGCCCAACTCTGCTACGCCATCGAGGAAGTGTACGCCCGGCACGGGGCGATTTTTGCTGAAGGAAGCGTAAATGGGGCGCAGTTTCGGCGGTGCCCCTGGTACCGGCCTCGCCCGGAACTAACGCTTGCGCAACTCAAGGCCTCCTTCTCGCAGACCGAGCAGCACAACGTTGACCTGCTCGAGCGCGTCCGCGCGTCGGCGGAAACGCGTGCGTCGGTTCCCGGCAGCCCTGCAATCCAAAACGGCGTTCCAGATGTCTCGTTACAGGCGCGTACGGGCGACCGGCATCGAGGCTGTACTCCCGCGCCAACCCCGGCGAGCGACGGCGGTTTGAGCGCGCGTTAA
- a CDS encoding NAD(P)-dependent oxidoreductase — protein MRVFVAGASGAIGQPLIAELVRQGHTVTGMTHSEAGARRLRDLGVTVAHVSAFDGVAVEQALRRARAEVVIDQLTALPKDPSELAAAFPADRKLRLEAGGSLHRAAQAAGVRRYVQQASGFFLKAAGGLADESAPLATDASPGVAASARMYAEIEARLRNSGKMEGVALRYGFFYGPNTWYGEDGTVVDQVRRRAMPLIGQGQGVWSWIHIEDAALATVAALTAPAGIYNVVDDDPSPVSRWLPAFARWLGAAPHKR, from the coding sequence ATGAGAGTCTTTGTTGCAGGAGCGAGCGGAGCCATTGGGCAGCCGCTGATTGCCGAGTTGGTCCGTCAAGGGCACACCGTTACGGGCATGACGCATTCTGAGGCGGGGGCGCGGCGGCTTCGGGACCTGGGCGTGACCGTCGCCCACGTCAGCGCTTTTGATGGCGTGGCTGTGGAACAGGCCCTGCGCCGAGCCCGAGCCGAGGTCGTCATCGATCAACTGACCGCCTTGCCGAAAGATCCTTCAGAGCTGGCCGCGGCGTTCCCGGCTGATCGGAAGCTGCGGCTCGAAGCCGGCGGAAGCCTTCATCGCGCGGCGCAGGCGGCCGGCGTGCGGCGCTACGTCCAACAAGCGAGCGGCTTCTTCCTGAAGGCAGCCGGTGGCTTGGCCGACGAGTCCGCGCCCCTGGCCACCGACGCCAGCCCCGGCGTGGCCGCAAGCGCGCGCATGTACGCCGAGATTGAAGCGCGGCTGCGGAACTCTGGCAAAATGGAAGGGGTCGCCCTTCGCTACGGTTTCTTTTACGGTCCAAACACCTGGTATGGCGAGGACGGCACGGTTGTGGACCAGGTCCGACGCCGCGCGATGCCCCTCATCGGCCAAGGCCAAGGGGTCTGGTCCTGGATCCATATCGAGGACGCGGCCCTGGCCACGGTTGCCGCGCTGACCGCGCCTGCCGGCATTTATAATGTTGTTGACGACGATCCTTCCCCGGTCAGCCGCTGGCTACCCGCGTTTGCGCGCTGGCTGGGGGCGGCGCCCCATAAGCGTTAA